A genomic segment from Neisseria perflava encodes:
- a CDS encoding 2,3-butanediol dehydrogenase, with the protein MKAARFYNKGDIRIEDIPEPTVAPGTVGINVAWCGICGTDLHEFMEGPIFIPPCGHPHPISGESAPVTMGHEFSGVVYAVGEGVDDIKVGQHVVVEPYIIRDDVPTGEGSNYHLSKDMNFIGLGGCGGGLSEKIAVKRRWVHPISDKIPLDQAALIEPLSVGHHAYVRSGAKEGDVALVGGAGPIGLLLAAVLKAKGIKVIITELSKARKDKAREAGVADYILDPSEVDVVEEVKKLTNGEGVDAAFECTSVNKVLDTMVEACRPTAKVVIVSIWSHPATINVHSVVMKELDVRGTIAYCNDHAETIKLVEEGKINLEPFITQRIKLDELISEGFERLIHNNESAVKIIVNPNL; encoded by the coding sequence ATGAAAGCAGCACGTTTTTACAACAAAGGTGACATCCGCATCGAAGACATTCCAGAGCCAACCGTAGCTCCGGGTACTGTCGGCATTAATGTTGCGTGGTGCGGTATCTGCGGTACCGATCTGCACGAATTCATGGAAGGCCCGATTTTCATTCCGCCTTGCGGCCATCCGCACCCAATCTCCGGCGAGTCAGCCCCTGTAACCATGGGGCACGAGTTCTCCGGCGTGGTTTATGCCGTAGGCGAAGGCGTGGACGACATCAAAGTCGGCCAACACGTTGTCGTTGAACCCTACATCATCCGCGACGATGTACCGACCGGCGAAGGCAGCAACTACCACCTCTCCAAAGACATGAACTTCATCGGTTTAGGTGGCTGCGGTGGCGGCTTGTCTGAAAAAATCGCCGTTAAACGCCGTTGGGTACACCCTATTTCCGACAAAATTCCATTAGACCAAGCTGCTTTGATTGAGCCTCTGTCTGTCGGCCACCATGCTTATGTACGCAGTGGCGCGAAAGAAGGCGACGTCGCATTGGTCGGCGGCGCAGGCCCAATCGGTTTGCTGTTGGCTGCCGTACTGAAAGCCAAAGGCATCAAAGTCATCATCACCGAATTGAGCAAAGCACGTAAAGACAAAGCACGCGAAGCCGGCGTGGCCGACTACATCCTCGACCCATCCGAAGTCGATGTCGTTGAAGAAGTGAAAAAACTGACCAACGGCGAAGGCGTAGACGCTGCATTCGAATGCACCAGCGTCAACAAAGTGCTGGACACCATGGTCGAAGCATGCCGTCCGACTGCGAAAGTCGTCATCGTATCCATTTGGAGCCACCCTGCCACCATCAACGTCCACAGCGTTGTAATGAAAGAGCTGGACGTGCGCGGCACCATCGCCTACTGCAACGACCACGCCGAAACCATCAAATTGGTTGAAGAAGGCAAAATCAACCTTGAGCCTTTCATCACCCAGCGCATCAAACTGGACGAATTGATTTCCGAAGGCTTCGAGCGCTTGATCCACAACAACGAATCCGCAGTAAAAATCATTGTCAATCCTAATCTTTAA